The Carassius gibelio isolate Cgi1373 ecotype wild population from Czech Republic chromosome A1, carGib1.2-hapl.c, whole genome shotgun sequence region AAAACACTCGGACCACTGTCAGTATCCGCCGGACACAGATGTTGTCGACAAACACATTTGGATTAGAATTCACTTGCGATATGACTGAAGCACTGAATTGATCATTACTCCAAGCAGTATTTAGATATTAAAGTggttttataattttacatattttataaatgtacaaatttaaaatgtgttactttTATCTGACCAGGCCATTTAATGTTATATGTGATGTGTTAGGACTGATTGGGTCACATTGTTTCTTGGGCATGTAATTTTATTGCACACAAAGTACATTTGTAGTACCAacaaaataaagaccttttccatgaaaTTTTATTGTTTTGAGATACACACTTCGTTCCCTGTCTTTAATGTTAGCAGTTGATAAAAGAGAAATAACTTGGCAAAATCAAACCATTGTCAAATCAAACAGCTAAAATACAAAGATAAGAGGCCTTCAATTCCAAGGAGCTTGGAACAGACTGAAAACATTGAAGATAAACATTGAGATAAATCTCCTGATAAAAAAGTGATAGTGATGTGACACACAGCCAAGAATGGTGatccatacttagaatttcatgctCTGCatataagtgaaagtgaagtgaaagtcatgacatttgccaagtatggttactcagaattcctgctctgcatttaatccaaccaagtgcacacacagagcagtgagaaTTTAACACAccttgaacacacacccggagcagtgaacacacacacactgtgaacagacacccggagcagtgggcagccatttatacggcgcccggggaacagttgggggttcagtgactTGCTCAAAGGCACTTCAGTCGTGGCTATTCAGAGCTGATTtgattaaatacaaattttatagGAAGGTTATTAGCACAGtctgacagtattttttttttttatgaaacatgataatataaagatatatattatagatatatgATAATTATATATGATCTAGGTATTATCACTTTCACTGatttaaatgttccctcctggttgaatgacctgcccaactcaatccttagccatcttcaagaattggctaaaaacacatctcttccatctttatttgaccctctaactcaagcactctctattctaattatattcttaaaataaaaaattatgattttttgtacttttagacttgcactctattcatttactaactgctttttttctaaaacaacaaacagaacaaaacaaaacaaaacaaaacaaaacaaaacaaaacaaaacaaaacaaaagagctaACTAGCTTccctaatctttttgtattctatctattttttttctttttatttattataaaattaacaaaagcaaaaaaggcctctaacagcagcttgctctattctttttctgtattatctgttttctttatatttatcatataattttataatataaacccttgctatgtgtactgagttaggctaactgagacttgttatagcacttgcacaTCATTGCCATTGTcctcaattgtaagtcgctttggataaaagcgtctgctaaatgactaaatgtaaatatgaagaaATTTTTAATAAATCACTGTTTATATCTCTCTCTTTGTCAGTTCCAGCATGAAGCCCCGGAGGCATCTGACCTCTGTGGATCTCCTCCCTACGATTCCAGAGCTCCAGGAGAGCCAGAGTCTGGATGACTACATAGACTCCATACGAGAGCTGTCCCAAACCACTTACCCTCTCAGCGGACCCCTCCGGGGATCCCGCCTGTCCCCACTGCGCTTGGCCAAATACCCCAGCATGTCATTGGCCACCCCTGGTTCAGTCCTGGCACATAAGCCCTGGACTCTCCCTGGACCTGACAACGTATCACTAACCTTGACAGACTCGAAGGGCCCGGCGAGCTCAAATCAGGACCCTCTGGACTGGCTGTTTGCACAAGCCCTGACTGACCCAGAAGATGTGTGCATGATGTGATGGAGACAAAAATGATGCAAAATCACAGCCTCGGCAATATGctgtaataatcataaaaattacaattaattattttcatttgcaGTCTGATTTTTGAGAGCTGTGGATCATCCAGGTGACAACACAGAATCTAGCACATGTAAACATTTGAACGGGGTCattttataaattcaactattattttctcttgtggactatatgaATACCTCTTTCATGTGAAATATATTATTCATGTGAGtactaaataaaaagtttttttttttttacatgcacttTGTATGATCcttcttattttggtaaaatactATAAAgtgtatgtcattttttttttaacacaacagtatatgtgtgtattcttTATCTTATACAGTATACTGATAGATTTACTGTTTCAATTTTGCTATTTAATATTATGtgcaataaatataaatgtgttgaaTGAACTGTTGACTACACTGATGattgtaaaacaatatataaaaaaggataatttcagctttgcattaaaATATTCACTAAACAAAGAAATCAGAACAGCAGAAGAAAGCAATTACATGTCTGCATgctctaaaataaaaacaaattagttaGGTTTCGTTTTCCTCTAAGCCACTGTAATTCCTCTCAGACCCACCGCTGATGATTTATTTAACCAAGAAGAGAATGTTGTCTTGCTGCCAAGCAGCTTTAGAAATCTTGCACAACACAGCTGAATCACTGGAACAGACAATACATATACCCTGTCAAGAGCAGAGAACCTGAGTTTACAGATAATGCAAACATAACTTAGTTTTcttagaaaagttttttttaaagtaaatgcaATGTGCTATCATAGAGCTCAAAGGTCAGAGAGAGCAGTTAGTCGGCTAAGATATTTCACAAGGTGTGCTTTCTGTCTATGTTTTGCTTTTCTGGATTCTGTGTTTCAACAGTAAGGGGATTTCTgggccacacacacaaaaatcagcCAGCATACTGGATGAATGAGTTGATCATGACATCTTGAGTAAGTCCGAAAGATGGCATCCTTCCCAGTTCCCCATTTTTTGATGTGGCAATGGCATCATCTTTTTCCATTTAAGTTTTGGGATTCATGACTCTGTTAAAGTACTAGCAATTTTAATTTGGTACTGACTTTACAAACCTGTAGGGATATTTAAATTGATGGATGTGTCTGCACCAGATCTTTCTTTATGCAATAAAGtgagttataattttttttctctaataaataaaaagcatttacaGGCACTTATCTAAAGGTAAATAAAACCATCTAACCTAACCAAACAGATCACTTAATGGGTTTTAACGGTAAAACCTTTTCTGTACAACTCGGATCTTCAAACACTACACCAAACCACCACATCCTATGGAGTATTTTTATACATGCTGCAATGGGAAATTCCTGCACTGCTGCATTTCATGAATGGGTTGATGTGTATAAATGTGATGACTGTACATTTCTACAATTTAAAGAACAGTAGctgttctctattttaatatattttaagatgtaattggttcctgtgacgcaaagcctATTTTCAGAATCATGACTCCAGTATTCGGAGTCACATGCTACATTACATATcaatcaaatatgctgatttgctgctcaagaaacatttcttaagacAATTTTCTGCATAATTTTGTTCTTAGTGGAAATtgtgacaccccccccccccagttacTTTGaatagacagtaaaaaaaaaagaaaaaaaaggacattgtctttacggtcacttttgttGATTTAATGCaataggctatttaaaaaaaaatcgtttAAGAAAGGAAAGAAACAGTGTACATATCCGAAGGAATGAAATgtgagcaataaataaatacattcaaaatcatacatacatacaactgACAATCGAAAAGTAAAGTCTTGCTTTTTTTTCAACCTTTCTGCATCACACAGACTTCCTGCCTCTCTCGCTCCCTGCTCAGTCAGAGAGATATTTGGAAATTCCGTTGTAACGTCAGGCATGACTGCTGGGAAATGGTGTGAGAGCTGGGAATCCCTCTCATCCACTATAAAAGGCTTCACTCCCCTCACTTTCACCACAGAACTTGTCACTTTCTCTGAAAGCTAAGCTGGTCTTTCAGCAATCCTACCTATTTAAAACACTAGCGAATTAGTAATGGCATTTTTACCCAGAGCCTTTCTTCTACTGCTTCTGGCAGTAGTTTGTATTCAACTGAGTGGAGGTAAGATATTAatgtcaggtgtttttttttgtgtcttgCTTTATAAACATTATCTTGAGAGATTCTTGTGCAGAATCACTATCTTCTGTCAGAATAGTgcatttttaatgaatctttctATGCTTTCCTATGTTAACAGTTCTAGCTGATGGACCTGACAGGTGCTGGTGTTTGAACAGTTTGAAGAAACGTGTCCCAAGAGAAGATATTGAAGAGTTCTCTATTTTCCCCAGAAGATCTTATTGTAAAAACACTGAAATCATGTAAGTTAACCTGCATATGATAAAAATGCTGCTTATTATATTTATAGCGATATTCTTAGATGCTCTATAACTTTGTTATATAGATTTATACTAGTTGCCAAACACTGTTTGTGAGTTGTTTAACTTATATGCAatgtatatgtttattttcaaaaagCTTTACAGATAAAATATACTTTGGTTAAGATGCAACACTgcctataaaaaatgttttaacatgtttatacttaaagcaaaataataaatgctCTGAAAAGTCATAAATTCATATGCAGTGTTGCTTCTCAAATAAACTGTGCTTGTTTGAAAGATTTTCAGATATTCTAATTGCAAAAAGCCCATTTAGACCACTTAAAGTTTTATAAATCTGAATGTAAACTTGAATGAAGTTagactgtattttattaatttgatgatTAATTTGCAGACTGACACTGAAACCTGTGAATAACTCACCTGAAGTCATCCAGCGCTGCTTGAGTCCAGAAACAAAACAAGGCATTAACCTGCAGCTTTGTTGGAACAGGTACAGACATTTGATTATATCACTTGCATTTTTCAATCAGTAATAATGAACTAATACTAAACAATAGTAGGCACAAAATTAATAAGCGCAGCTATAGTCATGCTCCTTCAAATATGATGGTATAATTTGAGGTTGTGAATCAGTGTATTACTTTTCTTAAGGCTCTTGTATAAACATTATTCTGTGAAAAAAGTTTCAAATATATGTTAGGCATCAGATTAATGtgtgcactttttttgttttatttgcaacaGGAAGAACATCAACAAGACCTCCACATTTAAGATGTCCAACTGTTTCTAAAGCCATACATTAAAgtgcagaagaagaaaaagggaGGACAGAAGGGGGGATCTGGGAACTCCAGGAAATTCCATCCTGTCACATGACCctgctggccaatcagaatcctGGGATTTAGGTGTTGGGCTCATGTTGCTCTTGGGAAACCACAGAAGACTTGAAAACACTCGGACCACTGTCAGTATCCGCCGGACACAGATGTTGTCGACAAACGCATTTGGATTAGAATTCACTTGCGATATGACTGAAGCACTGAATAGATCATTACTCCAAGCAGTATTTAAAAGactatatattaatttaacttattttataatgtacatttttttaaaagtgttacttttttttttatctgaccaGAGCATTTAATGTTATATGTGATGTGTTAGGACTGATTGGGtcaaattgtttcttgagcatgtAATTTTATTGCACACAAAGTACATTTTTAGGCTacctaacaaaatatttttagaaagtaGTCTACTTTTGTATCGTTTTGTAATAAAAGCCAATTTCAAgttattttgcatatttattttcaaaatccatTATATTTTTCTGTTGATATGATGATATGTGTATGATTAAATTATATAGGAAAACATGTCAGTTTAGTAGTAAAATGTATCTCGAAAGTGGAGGAAGACTACTTAGATGCTGTTCttctgctattattatttttttttttatggtagatTTTACAAGAGTCCCCCCTACTGGTCATGTCCAAAAATGTATGCTCAAAAAGCCTCAAATTTTCAAGATTGACAAAATAACTATTTAACAGATGCGTTTATCCAAGTGTTTTGCTTAAGGGTGTGTGGTTCAAACCTTTTTGGCTTCCAGCCTAGATCATTAACCACTATGTCACCATGGACAGTTTAATAGGGAAtgcatttagttttaaaaagATATTGAGTCAGAATGCAAGAAATTGCCAATGATCACTCAGTTTTACATCCTCACACATCTACAGCTGTTGTGATCCAGCATGTTCGACTGAGTGAAATGTGCTGGGGGAAAtacactgtttatttatttttttttaaaataaaagtcattcACACGCAaaccataatttttttatgtattatcatTGTCATTGTTGTAAAGGGCAGCGGAGCACATCTTTGCATGGAGGACATAAACTTGACTGAAGGGCAtgcacttgtgtttgtgtgtgtgcgggtgtgtgtgtgtgtgtgtgttctccttTCCCTCCTCTCAGGGGAAATCAAAGCTTTTCTCTGGGTTTAACTAAGAGGGAGTGGAGAGAAGAATAAATCCTCAATGAATTTCCACACTGTCAGTCCAGTTAACGCTTTGTCTCCTTCTTTTCTTCATATCTCCTCAGAGATGCTGCAAAATTAAGTTTTGGGCCTGAGCTCACACAGCGGCGGCTTAAAGCTCAAGTCATGATCACCAAACTTTATTAAGGcatttattatttagaaataatatatgagtgtgtaaaagagtgtgttaaaaatataaaagattggaTAAACGATACTTACCGATAAGTACAGATaaaacagagatattaattactgGACCGAAAAACAGTACCAGAATCTCTTGGATTATAATTTGCAACTAGACTGAAACTGTTACTTTCGCTACAGTCaaaagcaacttgtcttttgaaaatcacatttcctatgttacaaaaacagctttcttccattttagaaacattgccaagctacgaaagatgttacctgtttctgatgcagaaaagctagttcatgcattcatgacctctagactggactattgtaatgcacttctaggtggttgtcctgcttcgtcaataaacaagttacaggtagtccaaaatacagcagctagagtccttatgaggtcaagaaaatatgatcatattaccccagttttacagtctctgcactggctacttattaagttccgtatcagttacaaattatcattacttacctataaggtcctaaatggtttagctcctgcgtacctaactagtcttctaccacgttacaacccatcacgcaccctaaggtcacaaaacgctggatttttagtagttcctaggatagcaaagtcaactaaaggaggtagagctttttcacatttggctccaaactctggaatagtcttcctgataatgttaggggttcagacacactctctctgtttaaatctagaatcTTTAAACTCCAGAGGCAGTCCTGGAACGACAATGCCTGTCGCTTCTATGTCACTATCTTTGCGATATTTGTCCACTTTTCTTTCCAGAACTGTTCAAGCTCAGTTAAAATTAAAAGTGACCATTTGTGGACTGCAGTTTTCAATTCATTCCACAAATTTTTAATGGgctttaagtctgggctctgattAGGCCAGGGCTCCTCAAACCTTGCCCTGGAGGACCGATGCGCTTGATTAGggctagagctaaactctgcaggaaagtggatttgaggatccctggactaggccatgcaaggacattcacctttttcttcTTTAACCCCTGTGTGCTCATTtcgttttgctgtgtgctttgggtcattgtcacgCTGGAACGTAAATCTActtcccattgacaactttctggcggagggcagcagattttcctccagaatttgatgttttttttgccACATCCAGTTTTCCTTCTATCCCGGgaagtgctccagtccctgctgcagagaccCTCATTACAGTCAGAAAGTCTAATGGCTTTGTGTGCATTtagaaggtgattagctacacctgattgagtttacatttttaagagaaGGATGATCCCTTGTCCAACTCAGTACTGattctatttgtatttttttgacaTGTTGGTGTTTTATCTtttacttggatgttataagttgcaaatACAGctagataaaacaaaaactgtgtccatcttcatttcaggctggaAAGCAAcagaatgtgattattttaatggAGTGTGATTTCtcagttaaaatttattttttatgttttatatgagTTATTATAAACAACTTGTTCTTAACTTTTCACTTGTACACATATAGAGGAATACAGAAAAGGACATAAAATACCAAAGCTGTTTTTCATGAGTCGAGAACCACTTTTTAATGTGTCCATTCGGTGAAGTCTCAAggcccttttttccttttttttgggaTGTTTCCTAACTTAATGCTGAAGCTTTTTTTTGGTTTCTCAGTCTGCTAgtgtaatgaaatgaaatatatatatatatatttttttttttcaaatatcattGTCAAAAAGTAGTAATTTCTCTTCCTAACTTAATTCAATTCTTTAAAAGGGCAATCTGTATCTCAAGCAATAGAACGATTCACAATATCACTTTCAAAAAAGTAATAGCACTCCTGAACACGCCACCGGGGACAGTTTCCATATTTTTAAGACTGACCAGATTACTGAAATTCAATGATGGTATATTAAAAATTGTGGTTACTTGGCAGATGCTTTAATCTAAAGAGACTTTTAGTACACCGTGCAGGAGCAAACCACCTGGAGCATTCTGGGACTTTTTACGTTGCTATACAGTGGTTAATGTTAAGGTTTGGGGCTTAAAAAATTCTATATAGCatcacatttataatataaataaaaaacaagtataaaaaattaaaaataaaaatattcttacATCACCCtcgttctatatatatatatataaaaaataaaaaaacgaaaagtatttagaaaatatttatacttcTTTTGGCCTACAATTACagttctttatgtgtgtgtacataaattgaaactattgttattattattattattattattattattattattgcatttaattgtaattatgaaTCAATCACAATAAAATGAAGAAACAGACTTTAAAATGTAGATGatgatatataattttataatcaaTAATACTAtcataataacatatatatatatatatatatatatatatatatatatatatatatatatatatatatatatatatatatgtgtgatatATGATCAtgtatcattaaataaaaaacaacaacatttcagCTTAACACATATGTGAACCTGCCATCACAAAACGCATctctttaagtaattttttttctatgtgatGCTCATGGTGTTTTGACATAAAGCTTATAAAATATTCTCATTGAATATACAAACTTTGTCACATgcaactatgcagtccagcaaaTTCATACTGTTTGTTAGATCTGCACATAATTTATTTATGACGATGAGACACAAtccagttgttgttgttgatgttaccGTCAGAACAAAGGAAACAGTAAATCATATCATGCCCactttacatgtaatatttatgtGGTGTGGTTCAAACTGCTTTCACAGACTCCACAGATGGCCGGAGGTCAGCAGGGCGAGCTGGAAATAACGCTGGACTCACACACCAATGTCGGGAAACTGCTTTAAAACCCAAGCTTGTCAAGCTCATGGTATAAAGTAGTGTAACTACAGTCACGCTGCTGTTCGGAGAAAATAGTTAGAGGCTGCAAGCAAAACATAGCAAGCCACATTAAAGCAACTCCAGGGGGCAATATCTTTTTAAATATAGGACTATTCGATAGcacaatttatatattaaattacataagcCAAGAAATGTTTTCTAAACCACTGCTCTGAACTTTATAGCTTGGTGTAAATCATTACACAACAGCAATAAAACTATTGTTTTGTCATTATGAATGTTTCAATATCACATCACAgcaaattattatcattattattattaataaacattttattagaagTCTGTTTCTTCCTTTAAATGAAATGGaataatattaacaattattttaatataatttatgaaaacaacaacaacaatgttatttaaaggtaatattatatatttaaaaagatactGACCCCTCAAGCAGTTTTATTAAAGCTACTTGAGGGCTCAATATCTTTTTCAATACCGTATGTCATATtacctttaaataacattattatgtttgttgttgttgttattatagtaTTTCTATTAAAGGTCTGAAGATGCAGACCTAAAGTGTGGCATTGTGCAGCATTCCAGAGTCAAAAGAGCACATCCTCAGGCCTCTGTGATGTTCTGATTCTCTAGATATGGGTGTCAGTGGGAATTGATGGATTTCTTTTGCCCATTTTATTGTCTGCCCAGTGAAAACCATATGTCTTATCACTTAGCTTTGggcagaaaatataaaaagtatgaGCAATATTAGTAGTGAACCTTGCCTTAGTAAGCTCCACTAATAATTTATCATCTCTCTGATTTCTCTTAAACCCTTGTGCTTTAGAGAGTGTAAGATAAAAATGAGTGATAGCTTTTTTTTCTATGTAACTCCAGTCATGTGTTGAGCTTGTAATGTCACACACATGCCCAAAGGGGGCAGCAGAGGCACCTTCAAAACCGTCCTTCTCCTGCATCAATATGGCAAACAATTCTGCTCTCATCCTGGTGTTCCCACTGTAAAGGACTGGCAGTCCTACTGAATCCATTAACCTTTTAATCTGTTTCTCTCTGAAAAAACACAGGTGACCCACCCCTTACAGCATCACAAAAGTTTTGTGTCAGGGGTCAGGGGAAGCAAGCGGACGGCCCAGCCCCCCATTTGTCCCCATCTAAGAGGTGTCATCCCGAATCAGACTCTTAGTTATTCACAGGCCCACTCAGAGCCTATAAGTGCTTCACCCTGCACACTCCTGCAGCGTGACCCTGAAACTGATATCCCAAATCCGGACAGGCGACAAATTGTATGAAAGTTTTTGAGCATGGTGACAATAATGTGGCGCAGAAGCCTCTGATAGCTTTCAAGCACTCGTGAGTAAGTTTTCAGAGGCGATTTGCATCAAAGCTGCTGTAGTTCACTGACATATTGAGCAACAGACTGTGTTTGGTTTGTTAAGAGTAAAACGCCACCAATGGGGAAGGTATCAGTTAATCTGTCTGTTTGTTTCTGTCATCATAAAATTGTTGAAATTTTATATAAACGAAAGTTTTAACTTTTATAGTATCATCTTACCTCTTTATTTATCAATATATAGCTGTTTTTCACTTactgataaataaatagatgCACAAGTTCATAGTTGATGTAGTTAATGTATTATGTAATGTAACATGTTggcataattattaatatttatatgcaaCAGCTATCTAGCCTCAAGAATGTAtcgttttaatttaataaataattaaattaataataaataataat contains the following coding sequences:
- the LOC128017704 gene encoding uncharacterized protein LOC128017704 isoform X3, whose protein sequence is MAFLPRAFLLLLLAVVCIQLSGVLADGPDRCWCLNSLKKRVPREDIEEFSIFPRRSYCKNTEIILTLKPVNNSPEVIQRCLSPETKQGINLQLCWNRKNINKTSTFKMSNCF
- the LOC128017704 gene encoding uncharacterized protein LOC128017704 isoform X1, whose amino-acid sequence is MPALFRRNHLQETEVSSYGLQPLLRYTSKLVMAFLPRAFLLLLLAVVCIQLSGVLADGPDRCWCLNSLKKRVPREDIEEFSIFPRRSYCKNTEIILTLKPVNNSPEVIQRCLSPETKQGINLQLCWNRKNINKTSTFKMSNCF